The following proteins are co-located in the Xanthocytophaga agilis genome:
- a CDS encoding Calx-beta domain-containing protein → MNLFSRVLLFGGVLFMSLACSKSDSTLTSVQFSETTKTVDESAGTISVTLSLGSAATQDLTLAFSIGGTAVKNGDYILNTTTDSTLTIAKGSTSATISLQIIDDEAIEDDKTIELTLISVSSSGTLGSASASLTSTITIQDNNSAPDDSFQADLLWDAGTLVNLDFAILNNVVIANNSIDSYDVYDLSEYTTGFESVKLPSSAADGEYYLAPIYESGSRSVTYTCIVNGFDFSNTTAFSESFTTADVGYFYVYGPFTKSGSTISRTDKTGKVKLSKAVYNKTPFAKVAK, encoded by the coding sequence ATGAACTTATTTTCCAGAGTACTTCTATTCGGAGGAGTACTATTTATGTCTTTGGCTTGTTCCAAGTCGGATTCTACTCTAACTAGCGTGCAGTTCTCAGAAACAACTAAAACTGTTGACGAAAGTGCAGGAACCATATCTGTAACCCTATCTTTGGGCTCAGCCGCTACACAAGATTTGACCCTAGCTTTTTCTATTGGTGGTACTGCTGTAAAAAATGGAGATTACATTTTAAATACGACCACAGATTCCACATTGACTATTGCCAAAGGTAGTACCTCAGCAACAATTAGTTTGCAAATAATAGATGATGAAGCCATTGAGGATGATAAAACAATTGAATTGACACTTATATCAGTAAGTTCTTCAGGTACACTGGGAAGTGCATCTGCCTCTCTTACCAGTACAATTACTATTCAGGATAATAATAGTGCCCCAGATGATTCATTCCAGGCAGATTTACTATGGGATGCCGGCACTCTTGTAAATCTGGACTTTGCGATTTTAAATAATGTCGTTATTGCAAACAATAGCATTGATTCATATGACGTATATGATTTAAGTGAATATACAACTGGTTTTGAAAGTGTAAAACTTCCTTCTTCCGCAGCCGATGGTGAGTATTATCTGGCGCCTATATATGAGTCAGGATCAAGATCTGTAACCTATACCTGTATTGTAAATGGTTTTGACTTTAGCAATACAACTGCCTTCTCCGAATCATTTACAACTGCTGATGTAGGATACTTCTATGTGTATGGGCCTTTTACCAAATCTGGCAGCACTATCAGCAGAACCGATAAAACAGGCAAAGTGAAACTGAGTAAAGCTGTCTATAATAAGACTCCATTTGCTAAAGTAGCGAAGTAA
- a CDS encoding MBL fold metallo-hydrolase, giving the protein MILTVLGCGDAFASGGQLNTCFHLQHNHVQVLLDCGATSLVGMRREGVLSTEIDYIILTHFHGDHFGGVPFILLDALVNKRTKPLTIISPPGGKQRIAQLTECLYSGIFQQIASTFFIIYKEFGGDIVTEHFTLIATPVIHSPDSLPHAVRLQWDNKVVSFSGDTEWTDALLPVSDNADLFICECNYFDKEGPAHISYHQLVPQLPRLNAHKIVLTHLGESMLTQKASLQLLCLEDGMKVEIN; this is encoded by the coding sequence ATGATTCTGACTGTATTGGGATGTGGAGATGCTTTTGCCAGTGGGGGACAACTAAATACGTGTTTTCATTTGCAACACAACCATGTACAGGTGTTGCTGGATTGTGGAGCAACCTCTCTGGTAGGCATGCGCCGGGAGGGAGTGCTTTCAACCGAAATTGATTATATTATTCTGACACATTTTCATGGAGATCATTTTGGCGGAGTGCCTTTTATCCTCCTGGATGCTCTGGTTAATAAACGTACCAAACCCTTGACTATTATTAGTCCGCCGGGAGGCAAACAACGTATTGCTCAGCTAACAGAGTGTCTTTATTCGGGCATTTTCCAGCAGATCGCCTCTACTTTTTTCATCATATACAAAGAATTTGGAGGGGATATTGTAACAGAACACTTTACCTTAATTGCTACACCTGTGATACACTCTCCAGACTCATTGCCTCATGCTGTACGTTTGCAATGGGATAATAAGGTAGTTAGTTTTTCAGGAGACACGGAATGGACAGATGCTTTGTTGCCTGTATCAGATAATGCTGATTTATTTATCTGTGAATGTAATTATTTCGATAAAGAAGGCCCTGCACACATTAGTTACCATCAATTGGTACCACAGTTACCACGATTAAATGCCCATAAAATTGTATTAACACATCTGGGCGAAAGTATGCTGACACAAAAAGCCTCCTTGCAGTTACTTTGTCTGGAAGACGGAATGAAGGTTGAGATTAACTAA